The following proteins are co-located in the Castanea sativa cultivar Marrone di Chiusa Pesio chromosome 8, ASM4071231v1 genome:
- the LOC142606670 gene encoding cyclic nucleotide-gated ion channel 1-like: MDSMKLKLVRFKDWSSEKSLSSNQEYPIDDGLHLKKTRPIGRILGSIQRGDERVSERITSLKNPLSTHCIDDWPRKESGLRKTVLDPQSKFLQTWNKIFVLSCVISLALDPLFFYIPVMTGEKKCFATDHKLAIIASFLRSLGDAFYVLHIIFQFRTGFIRSSSQVFGRGELIDDPVAIAKRYISTHFIIDILAILPLPQMAIFVIIPTMKTKVPLLMKEMLKAVIWSQYVPRIMRIYPLYKEVTRTSGILTESAWAGAVYNLFLYMLASHVVGAFWYLFAIDREEACWQKQCKNYPGCRDTDFYCGDHRSSNTSSLYAACPFNDTDENNNSTVFDFGIFRDVLKSGLVESRNFSEKFFYCFWWGLRNLSSLGQSLQTSTFVGEILFAVSISVFGLILFSLLIGNMQKYLQSTTVRIEEMRVRRTDAERWMSHRMLPENLRERIRRYEQYKWQETRGVEEENLVRNLPKDLRRDIKHHLCLDLLKRVPMFEKMDEQPLDALCDRLKPALYTEKTCIVREMDPVDEMLFIMRGNLATMTTNGGRTGFFNSFDLKAGDFCGEELLTWALDPHSSSNLPISTRTVIAQTEVQAFALKAADLKFVASQFRRLHSKQLRHTFRFYSLQWRTWAACFIQVAWRRHYKRKLDKSLREAEDRLQDALANKPGMSPSLGATVYASRFASNALRSLRKNRARNPRVPQKLLPLLPPKPAEPNFADEDH, translated from the exons ATGGATTCCATGAAACTAAAGCTTGTAAG GTTTAAAGATTGGAGTTCAGAGAAATCTTTGAGTTCCAACCAGGAATATCCCATTGATGATGGACTTCATCTGAAAAAAACTAGACCAATTGGCAGAATTTTGGGGAGTATCCAGAGAGGAGATGAAAGGGTTTCCGAGAGGATTACAAGTTTGAAAAACCCCTTAAGCACCCATTGCATAGATGATTGGCCAAGAAAAGAGTCAGGTCTCAGGAAGACAGTTCTTGATCCACAGAGTAAATTTCTTCAAACttggaataaaatatttgtgCTCTCTTGTGTGATATCACTGGCCCTGGATCCATTGTTCTTTTACATACCAGTGATGACTGGGGAGAAGAAATGCTTCGCTACAGACCATAAATTGGCAATTATTGCCTCTTTTCTTCGTTCCCTTGGAGATGCTTTTTATGTACTTCATATAATCTTTCAGTTCCGTACAGGGTTTATTAGATCTTCGTCTCAAGTATTTGGAAGGGGTGAATTGATTGATGATCCTGTGGCTATAGCAAAAAGATACATATCCACACACTTCATCATTGACATTCTAGCAATTCTTCCATTGCCGCAG ATGGCGATTTTTGTTATCATTCCCACAATGAAAACCAAAGTTCCATTACTCATGAAGGAAATGTTGAAGGCTGTAATCTGGTCCCAATATGTGCCAAGAATTATGCGGATCTATCCACTATACAAAGAAGTAACAAGAACCTCTGGTATACTGACTGAGTCAGCCTGGGCTGGAGCtgtttataatctttttctCTATATGCTAGCTAGTCAT GTAGTTGGAGCCTTTTGGTACTTATTTGCCATTGATCGAGAGGAGGCGTGCTGGCAAAAACAATGTAAGAACTATCCTGGCTGTAGAGATACAGATTTTTACTGTGGAGACCACCGAAGCAGCAACACATCATCTCTATATGCTGCTTGCCCTTTTAATGACACTGATGAAAACAACAATTCAACGGTCTTCGATTTTGGAATATTTCGTGATGTTCTGAAGTCTGGATTGGTGGAATCAAGAAATTTTTCAGAGAAATTCTTTTACTGCTTTTGGTGGGGTCTGCGTAATCTTAG ttCTCTTGGCCAAAGCCTGCAAACAAGCACTTTTGTTGGGGAGATACTCTTTGCTGTCTCCATATCCGTCTTTGGGTTGATTTTATTCTCGTTACTTATTGGCAATATGCAG AAATATTTGCAATCCACAACAGTGAGAATAGAAGAAATGAGAGTAAGAAGGACTGATGCAGAACGGTGGATGTCACACCGTATGCTTCCTGAGAATTTAAGGGAGCGAATTAGACGATATGAGCAATACAAATGGCAAGAAACCAGAGGTGTTGAGGAAGAGAATTTAGTTCGTAACCTTCCTAAAGACCTCAGGAGGGACATAAAGCACCATCTTTGCTTGGATCTTCTCAAGAGA gtCCCAATGTTTGAAAAAATGGATGAACAACCATTGGACGCGCTGTGTGATCGTCTCAAGCCAGCACTTTACACAGAGAAGACCTGCATTGTCCGTGAGATGGATCCAGTGGATGAGATGCTCTTTATCATGCGAGGAAACCTAGCCACTATGACTACCAATGGTGGGAGAACTGGGTTCTTTAACTCTTTTGATCTTAAAGCTGGTGACTTCTGTGGAGAAGAGCTTCTTACATGGGCCTTGGATCCTCACTCCTCTTCCAATCTCCCCATCTCGACTAGAACAGTGATAGCTCAAACTGAGGTTCAAGCCTTTGCTTTAAAAGCCGCTGACTTGAAATTTGTGGCCTCCCAATTTCGGCGCCTTCATAGCAAGCAGCTCCGGCACACTTTCAG GTTCTACTCCCTACAATGGAGGACATGGGCAGCCTGTTTTATACAAGTAGCTTGGCGCCGACATTATAAGAGAAAGCTCGATAAATCTTTGCGGGAAGCTGAAGACAGACTGCAAGATGCTTTAGCAAATAAACCTGGGATGTCGCCAAGTCTCGGCGCCACTGTTTATGCATCAAGGTTTGCTTCCAATGCGCTTCGATCCTTGCGAAAAAATCGTGCACGCAACCCCAGAGTACCACAAAAATTGTTACCGCTGTTGCCACCAAAGCCTGCTGAGCCCAATTTTGCTGATGAAGATCATTAA
- the LOC142607084 gene encoding uncharacterized protein LOC142607084 isoform X1 yields MLGCGEVSPMASRRDSFHTPLEIRRKKFSEQQKREHLEREVSMLQKMLNQEENMHEVLEHILNQHNGSAVSIPNFLPVKIKQLLAELAMVEGEILRLEGQISELQKSLKLEQEVTVESKSKKWKHGTLSNHVGQTSPTTNTNPINKVGNETMAYDTKALHFISKAIKGDYNLNDFTIAEKLGNSRGFADQKENLLHEAVKFQDKIPRKSGMLKPSSPLREPRHPSPKLKERNPPILSDLPPKALPNANQSEEENQQWQPNKLSESILKCLNVIYTRLLRTSRAMELEKSGPVSRSMNASFSSRSFRAETGLKSSLIQKESRQQDPYGIFNMEESIPRDIGPYKNLVVFTSSSLDHKFISSPSSIPLLRKLRVLLNSLQTVDLRFLTNQQKLAFWINMYNACIMHGFLQYGVPSTPEKLLALMNKATLNIGGNIINAQAIEHFILRKPASSGVKEVYLQSDMDDKEAIVRELYGLESMEPNVTFALCCGTLSSPAVRMYTADGVVAELEKSKLDYLQASIVVTSTKRIAFPELLLRNMLDFAVDIDTLVEWICHQLPTSGSLRKSLVDCFRGQNSGKISSIVEKIPYDFEFQYLLAI; encoded by the exons ATGCTAGGCTGTGGTGAAGTTTCTCCAATGGCGAGCCGAAGGGACTCATTTCACACGCCCTTGGAGATT AGAAGGAAGAAGTTTAGTGAGCAGCAAAAGAGGGAGCATCTTGAAAGAGAG GTCTCTATGCTTCAAAAAATGTTGAATCAAGAAGAAAATATGCATGAGGTTTTGGAGCATATCCTTAATCAACATAATGGTTCTGCTGTCAGCATACCGAACTTCCTTCCAGTTAAG ATAAAGCAGCTGTTGGCAGAGTTAGCCATGGTTGAGGGTGAGATACTTAGACTTGAAGGCCAAATAAGCGAACTTCAAAAGAGTTTGAAACTTGAGCAGGAGGTCACCGTGGAATCAAAGTCCAAAAAATGGAAACATGGAACTCTAAGCAACCATGTGGGTCAAACATCAccaacaacaaacacaaaccccATTAACAAAGTTGGTAATGAAACGATGGCCTATGACACCAAAGCATTGCATTTCATAAGTAAAGCTATAAAAGGCGATtataatctcaatgatttcaCTATAGCTGAGAAATTGGGAAATTCAAGAGGATTTGCTGATCAAAAGGAAAATCTTCTCCATGAGGCTGTTAAATTTCAGGACAAGATTCCAAGAAAAAGTGGGATGCTGAAGCCATCCTCACCCTTGCGTGAACCACGACACCCATCACCCAAG CTAAAAGAACGTAATCCACCAATCCTTTCAGACCTCCCTCCAAAAGCTCTACCCAATGCAAACCAATCAGAAGAAGAAAACCAGCAATGGCAACCCAACAAGCTATCCGAGAGCATCTTGAAGTGTTTAAACGTCATATATACGAGACTGCTTAGAACATCAAGAGCAATGGAGTTAGAGAAGTCAGGCCCCGTTTCAAGGTCCATGAACGCTTCTTTTAGCTCAAGAAGCTTCAGGGCCGAGACTGGCTTAAAGTCAAGCCTTATACAAAAGGAATCAAGGCAACAAGACCCATATGGTATCTTCAACATGGAAGAGTCCATTCCTAGGGACATTGGTCCTTACAAGAACTTGGTTGTATTCACGTCAAGCTCTTTGGACCACAAGTTCATATCAAGCCCCAGTTCTATTCCTTTGCTAAGAAAGTTGAG GGTTTTGTTGAACTCTCTCCAGACGGTGGACTTGAGATTCTTGACTAACCAACAGAAATTAGCATTTTGGATCAACATGTACAATGCTTGTATTATGCat GGATTTCTTCAATATGGTGTGCCTTCTACTCCAGAAAAACTGCTTGCATTGATGAACAAG GCAACCCTTAACATAGGAGGTAATATTATAAATGCTCAAGCAATAGAgcattttattttgagaaagcCGGCTTCTTCTGGTGTGAAAGAG GTTTATCTTCAGAGTGACATGGATGATAAGGAAGCCATTGTTCGCGAACTTTATGGACTTGAATCAATGGAACCAAATGTCACATTTGCTCTGTGTTGTGGAACTCTTTCATCTCCTGCT GTAAGAATGTATACAGCTGATGGTGTTGTagctgagttggaaaaatcAAAGCTAGATTATTTGCAAGCTTCAATAGTAGTGACTAGCACAAAAAGAATTGCATTCCCAGAGCTCCTGCTTAGAAACATGCTTGATTTTGCTGTAGACATAGACACATTGGTGGAGTGGATTTGCCACCAGTTACCAACATCTGGGTCATTAAGAAAATCATTGGTGGATTGCTTCAGGGGACAAAACAGTGGCAAGATATCTAGCATTGTTGAGAAGATACCATACGACTTTGAATTCCAGTATCTGCTGGCTATATAG
- the LOC142607084 gene encoding uncharacterized protein LOC142607084 isoform X2, producing the protein MLGCGEVSPMASRRDSFHTPLEIRRKKFSEQQKREHLEREVSMLQKMLNQEENMHEVLEHILNQHNGSAVSIPNFLPVKIKQLLAELAMVEGEILRLEGQISELQKSLKLEQEVTVESKSKKWKHGTLSNHVGQTSPTTNTNPINKVGNETMAYDTKALHFISKAIKGDYNLNDFTIAEKLGNSRGFADQKENLLHEAVKFQDKIPRKSGMLKPSSPLREPRHPSPKLKERNPPILSDLPPKALPNANQSEEENQQWQPNKLSESILKCLNVIYTRLLRTSRAMELEKSGPVSRSMNASFSSRSFRAETGLKSSLIQKESRQQDPYGIFNMEESIPRDIGPYKNLVVFTSSSLDHKFISSPSSIPLLRKLRVLLNSLQTVDLRFLTNQQKLAFWINMYNACIMHGFLQYGVPSTPEKLLALMNKATLNIGGNIINAQAIEHFILRKPASSGVKESDMDDKEAIVRELYGLESMEPNVTFALCCGTLSSPAVRMYTADGVVAELEKSKLDYLQASIVVTSTKRIAFPELLLRNMLDFAVDIDTLVEWICHQLPTSGSLRKSLVDCFRGQNSGKISSIVEKIPYDFEFQYLLAI; encoded by the exons ATGCTAGGCTGTGGTGAAGTTTCTCCAATGGCGAGCCGAAGGGACTCATTTCACACGCCCTTGGAGATT AGAAGGAAGAAGTTTAGTGAGCAGCAAAAGAGGGAGCATCTTGAAAGAGAG GTCTCTATGCTTCAAAAAATGTTGAATCAAGAAGAAAATATGCATGAGGTTTTGGAGCATATCCTTAATCAACATAATGGTTCTGCTGTCAGCATACCGAACTTCCTTCCAGTTAAG ATAAAGCAGCTGTTGGCAGAGTTAGCCATGGTTGAGGGTGAGATACTTAGACTTGAAGGCCAAATAAGCGAACTTCAAAAGAGTTTGAAACTTGAGCAGGAGGTCACCGTGGAATCAAAGTCCAAAAAATGGAAACATGGAACTCTAAGCAACCATGTGGGTCAAACATCAccaacaacaaacacaaaccccATTAACAAAGTTGGTAATGAAACGATGGCCTATGACACCAAAGCATTGCATTTCATAAGTAAAGCTATAAAAGGCGATtataatctcaatgatttcaCTATAGCTGAGAAATTGGGAAATTCAAGAGGATTTGCTGATCAAAAGGAAAATCTTCTCCATGAGGCTGTTAAATTTCAGGACAAGATTCCAAGAAAAAGTGGGATGCTGAAGCCATCCTCACCCTTGCGTGAACCACGACACCCATCACCCAAG CTAAAAGAACGTAATCCACCAATCCTTTCAGACCTCCCTCCAAAAGCTCTACCCAATGCAAACCAATCAGAAGAAGAAAACCAGCAATGGCAACCCAACAAGCTATCCGAGAGCATCTTGAAGTGTTTAAACGTCATATATACGAGACTGCTTAGAACATCAAGAGCAATGGAGTTAGAGAAGTCAGGCCCCGTTTCAAGGTCCATGAACGCTTCTTTTAGCTCAAGAAGCTTCAGGGCCGAGACTGGCTTAAAGTCAAGCCTTATACAAAAGGAATCAAGGCAACAAGACCCATATGGTATCTTCAACATGGAAGAGTCCATTCCTAGGGACATTGGTCCTTACAAGAACTTGGTTGTATTCACGTCAAGCTCTTTGGACCACAAGTTCATATCAAGCCCCAGTTCTATTCCTTTGCTAAGAAAGTTGAG GGTTTTGTTGAACTCTCTCCAGACGGTGGACTTGAGATTCTTGACTAACCAACAGAAATTAGCATTTTGGATCAACATGTACAATGCTTGTATTATGCat GGATTTCTTCAATATGGTGTGCCTTCTACTCCAGAAAAACTGCTTGCATTGATGAACAAG GCAACCCTTAACATAGGAGGTAATATTATAAATGCTCAAGCAATAGAgcattttattttgagaaagcCGGCTTCTTCTGGTGTGAAAGAG AGTGACATGGATGATAAGGAAGCCATTGTTCGCGAACTTTATGGACTTGAATCAATGGAACCAAATGTCACATTTGCTCTGTGTTGTGGAACTCTTTCATCTCCTGCT GTAAGAATGTATACAGCTGATGGTGTTGTagctgagttggaaaaatcAAAGCTAGATTATTTGCAAGCTTCAATAGTAGTGACTAGCACAAAAAGAATTGCATTCCCAGAGCTCCTGCTTAGAAACATGCTTGATTTTGCTGTAGACATAGACACATTGGTGGAGTGGATTTGCCACCAGTTACCAACATCTGGGTCATTAAGAAAATCATTGGTGGATTGCTTCAGGGGACAAAACAGTGGCAAGATATCTAGCATTGTTGAGAAGATACCATACGACTTTGAATTCCAGTATCTGCTGGCTATATAG